Sequence from the Flavobacterium sp. J372 genome:
GTCCGCACAGCGTATAAAATGTTTTGCCCTGTTATAAGCAATGCCTATTTTTTGTAGCTGATCACTGCGCAATTTTCCAAATTTCCGGGCCTGTATAATTTTTAATGCTGATTGTACCCCAATGCCCGGTACGCGCAATATCATTTTATAATCGGCCCTATTAATGTCAATAGGGAACTGGTCCAGATTACGCAGCGCCCAGCTGAGCTTAGGATCCATATCCGTATCAAGCCTTGGGTTGGCAGGGTTAAGCAGCTCTTTTACATTAAACCCGTAAAACCGCATAAGCCAGTCGGCCTGGTATAAGCGGTTTTCCCGGAGTAATGGTGGCTGTGTGCCAATTACAGGCATCCGGCTATCATAACTTATAGGGATATAGCCGGAATAGTACACCCGCTTCAGCGAATAATTTTTATAATACTGGTCGGCACTGTACATGATTTCCATATCAGTCTCAGGCGTTGCGCCAATAACCATTTGGGTGCTCTGCCCGGCAGGCACAAATTTTGGAATGGTTTTTATAAGCCCTGTTTTCTTTTCGTCTTTGTATTGGGTAATAGTATCCTTAATGAAACCCAAAGGCTTTTTTACATCCTCGTGTGATTTATCCGGCGCCAAAAGTTTAAGGCCGGTTTCAGTAGGCATTTCAAGGTTAATGCTCATCCTGTCAGCATAAAGTCCGGCTTCAGTAAGCAATTCTTCACTTGCCCCAGGTATGGTTTTAAGATGGATGTAGCCGTTAAAACGCTCTTCAAGGCGAAGGCGCTTTACAATACGTACCAGGCGTTCCATGGTAAAGTCAGCATTTTTAAAGATGCCCGAACTCAGGAAAAGCCCTTCAATATAATTTCGACGGTAAAAGCTCATGGTAAGTTCAACTACTTCGTCTACAGTAAAAGCGGCACGTTTTACATCATTACTTTTACGCGATACGCAAAATGCGCAATCATAAATACAGTGATTTGTAAGAAGTATTTTCAGTAGTGATACACATCGGCCATCTTCAGTATATGTATGGCATATGCCATTAGAGCTATCACCTATGCCTTTATTGTCATTTTTCCTGTTACCACCACTGGATGAGCATGATACATCATATTTTGCAGCATCAGCTAAAATGGTCAATTTCTCTCTTATCCGCTCAAACATCTCCGACTATTTTCGCAAATATAAGAAAAAAAGCTTAGAAAAAGTTAAATTTTTGTTTTTTGACAAAAATTATGTGATTTATAAATAGGGTTTGTATTTTCAAATTTGTTATTATTGTCTGTTAAATTCTTCTTAAATAACAATTTGTCATTTGTAAGGCATAGGTTAATTTATTAGCGATAATTTAATAATTGAATAATGTTTAATAAAAGTTTCAATTTGATTAGAATTAGAAAGATTATATAAAAGGTTTAAGAGGTTTAATTTGAATTATATAAAAAATACATGACTTTGATAAGAAAGCCTTAAATATTAATATATTACAATAACTTTAACTTTTAGTTTTATATTTGCCGGCTCGCTTAACCGGTTGGATTATAAGATTTTAAAATTAGCATCACATACTATAAAGGGAGACTGAACTATTGCTTGAAACTATGAAAAAAATTTTACTGTCGTTAATTTTATTGGCATCAATTGCAGGGTTTTCACAGGCTATCACTGTAAATCCTAATTCACACACCCCGGCGCAACTGGTAAATAATGTGCTTGTGAATAATGCATGCCTTGTGCAGATAACTAACCCAACTGTTAAGACCGGAACTACTTTCGGATCTACAAACGGTGTGGCGTATTATCAAAATACCAATCCGGCATTTAATGTAAAGCAGAGCGGG
This genomic interval carries:
- a CDS encoding putative DNA modification/repair radical SAM protein, which encodes MFERIREKLTILADAAKYDVSCSSSGGNRKNDNKGIGDSSNGICHTYTEDGRCVSLLKILLTNHCIYDCAFCVSRKSNDVKRAAFTVDEVVELTMSFYRRNYIEGLFLSSGIFKNADFTMERLVRIVKRLRLEERFNGYIHLKTIPGASEELLTEAGLYADRMSINLEMPTETGLKLLAPDKSHEDVKKPLGFIKDTITQYKDEKKTGLIKTIPKFVPAGQSTQMVIGATPETDMEIMYSADQYYKNYSLKRVYYSGYIPISYDSRMPVIGTQPPLLRENRLYQADWLMRFYGFNVKELLNPANPRLDTDMDPKLSWALRNLDQFPIDINRADYKMILRVPGIGVQSALKIIQARKFGKLRSDQLQKIGIAYNRAKHFIRCADSPYLLNEPDAPYLKNAILAESSSKYLKTAQNQLSLW